One Mesorhizobium loti genomic window carries:
- a CDS encoding Peroxidase family protein produces MPPQNVDVQSTRMANGSFNDLGEPAMGMAGTRFGRNFPINETFGAEGKALTKPSPREISKQLLARGEFVPVPHLNVLVSGWLQFMVHDWLSHGPNLREDPYRIPLENGDDWYEDPMTILRSSPDPAGPQDQGRPTAFANTETHWWDGSQIYGSTIERQMLVRTNPATGTVCPDGKLGLSATGNLPIMAPDRDIGDAEGGRFDKQELAGVTGNWWIGLSVFQTLFAREHNAIVDRLKIDHPERDGEWLFQKARLVNAALMAKIHTTEWTPALMNSPTGRFVMRTNWWGMTGEHFTRAFGRLSDNEAISGIMGSPTDHHAAPYAMTEEFVACYRMHSLIPDAFVFRAAKDDRVIFSTDMLGVSHGKTSGVYAEASFDDIVYSLATSHPGALVLHNFPNALRNLPINPEKGIFSDLAAIDILRDRERGVPRYCAFRRMLGMKVPASFDELTDNKEWASQVATIYERVEDVDLLVGTLCESNGGTPTGFGFSDTVFRIFILMASRRLKSDRFYTRDFTPDVYTPEGFAWVASNDLRSVMMRHCPALTPRFADVRNLYFPWATG; encoded by the coding sequence ATGCCTCCACAGAATGTCGACGTTCAGTCGACGCGCATGGCGAACGGCAGCTTCAATGATCTTGGTGAGCCGGCCATGGGAATGGCAGGCACTCGGTTCGGACGCAATTTCCCCATCAACGAGACGTTCGGCGCCGAAGGCAAGGCACTGACGAAACCCAGTCCGCGCGAGATCAGCAAGCAGCTGCTTGCGCGCGGGGAATTCGTTCCCGTGCCGCATCTCAACGTGCTTGTGTCGGGCTGGCTGCAGTTCATGGTGCATGACTGGCTGAGCCATGGGCCAAATCTGCGCGAGGATCCGTACCGGATTCCGCTCGAAAATGGTGACGACTGGTACGAAGATCCGATGACTATCCTGCGATCATCGCCCGATCCGGCGGGACCGCAGGACCAAGGCCGGCCGACCGCGTTCGCCAACACCGAAACGCATTGGTGGGATGGATCACAGATCTATGGCTCGACGATCGAGCGACAGATGTTGGTCCGAACCAATCCGGCGACCGGCACGGTGTGCCCCGATGGCAAGCTGGGGCTGAGCGCGACCGGAAACCTTCCGATCATGGCGCCTGACAGGGACATCGGCGATGCCGAGGGGGGACGCTTCGACAAACAGGAACTGGCCGGCGTCACCGGCAACTGGTGGATCGGTCTTTCGGTCTTCCAGACGCTCTTTGCCCGCGAGCACAACGCGATCGTCGACAGGCTCAAGATCGATCATCCCGAAAGGGATGGCGAATGGCTCTTCCAGAAAGCCCGACTTGTCAATGCGGCGCTAATGGCGAAGATCCACACCACCGAATGGACGCCGGCACTTATGAACTCGCCGACCGGGCGGTTCGTCATGCGGACCAACTGGTGGGGGATGACTGGCGAGCACTTCACCAGGGCGTTCGGCCGGCTGAGCGATAATGAAGCGATCTCGGGGATCATGGGCTCGCCCACCGACCACCATGCGGCTCCCTATGCGATGACGGAGGAATTCGTCGCCTGCTACCGCATGCACTCGTTGATCCCGGATGCGTTCGTGTTCCGCGCGGCCAAGGACGACAGGGTCATCTTCAGCACCGATATGCTCGGCGTGTCGCATGGCAAGACTTCGGGCGTGTATGCCGAGGCGAGCTTCGACGACATTGTCTACTCGCTGGCCACGAGCCATCCGGGCGCGCTCGTGCTACACAATTTTCCCAACGCTCTGCGCAATCTCCCGATCAATCCCGAGAAAGGGATATTCAGCGACCTCGCCGCCATCGACATCCTGCGCGACCGCGAACGGGGCGTGCCCCGTTACTGCGCGTTCAGGCGGATGCTAGGCATGAAAGTCCCCGCATCGTTCGACGAACTGACCGACAACAAGGAATGGGCCAGCCAGGTCGCGACGATCTATGAGCGGGTCGAGGATGTCGATCTGCTGGTTGGAACGCTTTGCGAAAGCAATGGCGGTACGCCAACCGGTTTTGGCTTTTCAGATACGGTGTTCCGCATCTTCATCCTTATGGCGTCACGCCGGCTGAAGAGCGACCGTTTCTATACGCGCGACTTCACTCCCGACGTCTATACGCCGGAGGGCTTTGCTTGGGTCGCCAGCAACGACCTTCGCTCGGTGATGATGCGTCATTGCCCGGCGCTGACGCCCCGCTTCGCGGATGTGCGCAACCTCTATTTCCCATGGGCGACAGGATGA